From the genome of Maribacter algicola, one region includes:
- a CDS encoding CvfB family protein, giving the protein MIEIGRKNDLKILRDTSVGLFLGDEDGNDILLPNKYVPESYEIGQNIEVFCYLDYDERPVATTLEPDIMLGEFRLLQVAEVNEFGAFLDWGLEKHLLVPFREQRSKMKQGQWYVVHCYLDEKSGRLVASNKLDKFLSNENLDLKEWEEVDLVVTRQTDLGWEVIVNERHKGLVYFNEVFKTVNIGDVIPGCVKRIRNDNKIDISLQPLGSKVLEPAATKIYNVLKENGGFLPLHDKSDPEEIRDMLQMSKKTFKKGLGTLYKERKVDLENNGIRLAT; this is encoded by the coding sequence ATGATAGAAATTGGAAGAAAAAATGATTTGAAAATCCTAAGGGATACCAGTGTAGGTTTATTTCTAGGCGATGAGGATGGTAACGATATTCTATTACCCAATAAATATGTGCCCGAATCCTACGAGATAGGACAAAATATTGAGGTATTCTGTTATTTGGATTATGATGAAAGACCAGTGGCTACAACCCTGGAGCCGGATATCATGTTAGGGGAGTTCCGGTTATTGCAGGTTGCCGAAGTAAATGAATTTGGCGCTTTTTTGGATTGGGGTCTTGAAAAACACTTATTGGTTCCTTTTAGGGAGCAACGAAGTAAAATGAAACAGGGTCAGTGGTATGTTGTTCACTGTTACCTCGACGAAAAAAGCGGACGATTGGTTGCTTCCAATAAATTGGATAAATTTTTAAGTAACGAGAACCTGGACCTTAAGGAGTGGGAAGAAGTGGATTTGGTCGTTACTAGACAAACGGATTTGGGTTGGGAAGTAATCGTTAACGAAAGACATAAAGGGTTGGTCTATTTCAACGAAGTTTTTAAGACGGTCAATATTGGGGATGTCATTCCAGGTTGTGTAAAAAGAATTAGAAACGATAATAAAATAGATATCTCACTGCAACCCCTTGGAAGTAAGGTATTGGAACCTGCTGCTACTAAAATATACAATGTCCTAAAGGAGAATGGAGGTTTTCTGCCTTTACATGACAAGTCGGATCCCGAAGAAATTAGGGATATGTTGCAGATGAGCAAAAAAACCTTTAAAAAGGGACTAGGTACTTTATATAAGGAGCGAAAGGTTGATTTGGAAAATAATGGTATCCGTTTGGCTACCTAG